Within Populus trichocarpa isolate Nisqually-1 chromosome 6, P.trichocarpa_v4.1, whole genome shotgun sequence, the genomic segment tatatgcagttttttttagtttgatatataattatatataaaaatattaaatataactataaaaatattaaatattatttaaaaattatagcataataaaataattttttaaatattattttacttatttaattttattttaagatttcaaggaaaagaaagaagagaaagaaaatacagCAGAGGCTTGTCAATTCCAAACCTGTGAGCATTGACTCTAGAGCCCAAGTCCAAGAATTGTTTTTGTCGGTTGTTGATCAGCATTGATTCCAGTAAATGAAGGTGCTTCTAATAGGGAAATGCATTTATCTGGTTACAGAGTATGTCTAGTTttgcagtaattattttttaaaatgtttttatttaaaaatatattaattttttttttaatttttaaaaattattttttatattaacttatcaaaatgatatgaaaacaccaaaaaaatattaatttaaagtaaaaacaataaattttaattttttcaaaaacatttttgaaacataaaaataaaagtttttactAACATTATTTAAGGTAAAAAAGACTTATCtgttgaatttcttttaaaaaaattatcattgacAACAAAAGTTTTACCACCCgagattattttctttttaatgattttctctttccttcatacttcaagaaaagaaaaccaatagTAGAGGTGGGAgcaaagaaaagacaacaacagAATCAACATGGTAGAAAACCAAGCAACGAAGAACCATCAGAGCACAGCAACCATACTAGCCAATGAAtaggagaggaaaaaagaaactgGGAAACAATGGAGGCTGAAAACATGAAGAAGAAGGCagcaaacaatgcaaaagaaaaaacacaagacAATTTTGAGGAGATAACAAGAAAATCTAACATGTTAAATAATCTTCCATGTCCAAGGTAGGAAAATAGGGATTGTAGCTGCAAAAAACAATCCAGAAGCTCTCGAGGGTCAGTTTggaattataattcataaattaaaatgatgttaaaatatcatactttaaatttaaactttaataatttataaatttatttggcttttgattgttgtaatttaaatttagttttatatagAAATTAGATTTGGGATATAACTGTTATTCTCATTAGCAATTGCTTAGCGGTTCTAAACAACTGCTAATAGTAATAGCGGTTGTCTAATAAACCGCTATTATcattagttattgttaataaaagTTGAGTctaaattatactatttttgaaatatgtttatttcttatactatttttcaaaaaaaagtattaaactatgctagttttatatatatataaaaaactcatttgGCTTAAGCTAGTAAAGAAGCTGAGCTAGACCAAGAGGGAACCTTTCCCTTAAATCTCAGCAGCCCATGAAAGCTAGAAATCACAAAGTTTGGTGAGTTTGGTGAGTCCgagcaattatatataaaaaaatcaactattaaaaaatataattctatgCATTCAACTGCGTTAATTTCAAAATGTAAGCATACCTATACCACTACACCATTAACCAGTTTTACCTATACCACTACTTCCGTCGGTGATAGCAATGCAATCTGTCGGTGAAATAATTATCGACGGCCTCACCGACAGAACACGTTCGTCGGTATACCAGTCGTCGGTAACTCCCATTTTCGTCGCTAAGTcttcgcaaataaaaaaacccaccgACGGAAtaccgacggtcttacagaaggatacgcgcgcgccaaaaaaaaatttcccacgggaacattaccgacggaataaatccgtctgcaatttcaacggtaattaccgacgCATATTTCCGTCGATAATTATGGCATGGCaggtaattgtttggcaactctctgtaaaataccgacgaaaagtatccgtcggtaaatccgtctgtatttaatcaccgacggatatatttcgtcggtaattatggcatggctggtaatttttttgcaactctctgtgaaataccgtcggtatgtatttaaaatatatataaaaaataatttattaatagtaaaaaacattaataaacaaataaaaatagattaaacattaaaaatataaaagtaatgttaaataatattcattacaaatttaatgtgtttaaaaaacaaaattaaactagaatagcggcggagctggaggaggaggaggaggaggctggttgttcccgggaccatacggccaaaaagaagctgcacaagtatcgtcacccatctttgatcacatctccatgactatttgacggagctcatcataattcgtcgagagttgttgatattgttgtttcaacgcaatgaactcctcagactgggtgttcgatactgatggagagcttccaacagttgagacactacgagccgaacacaagttttcagccgtagtgttggagagcctgtagacccgatttttatcgggtccaccagacgatcccgcctccatccacaaatctggatcgaaatctggatgggtcgacggattgtccccatatctctccctcaaccggctattataggtctcctgacaATTCTGtcgataaaaaaatcatcaaattcaattcaagatgcaattcaagaaaataataacttacaaaataaaatgaatgaacgaacataccacgaagtgctgagcacggttgtccacgaactgctgcacccccttttggcggtcttgactccgcacatgcgtctctacaaacagctccattggactcggttcacgtccaagagacgcagcctgtaaggaaaaaataggttgaaagttaaatatattataaggaacgacaaattaattaatgatatatttcattaaaattaatcttaccatccgctttgcatgtgcgctgaatgggatggatccgccagtgtgcgtggtcaccgaaccatgaattttccggttccggttgtcgacggcgccggactgtgagcgtcgtgagaaccgctctgaggtcacgtgctcaatatatgtcgtccatatttcccccgagatgaatggcggtttgaattcctgccaaaccgccacctcattccatccttcaagaccgttatcactcgcatgtctttttgatttttttttggtgtcatacaaaaaatcacgcaacctacttccatagtaacaaattagaatttaaaacataaaattataaaacaaaaataaatattatttttgatgttacctagttgccgcgtgattctcccataccctcctcacaacattgttgtccgccctatcccactcaaatttgttctgtgtatataaataattcatataaaataaaaatagtagaagatataaaattataaaaatcatttattaaaaataagctggaaattaaaaattaacaccgacctgaaatcggttaaaccatgcatcgatattaggtttccactcaggatgtctggaaatctggctccattgaaacaatggaatctccatcgacgatttaaacgccaatgttaaagtccttgcagcctcaatgtttgtgaacctgaaattaaataaaagtagtaatattaattagttgttcataaattatgttataagtatataaaaaaaaaactaaaacctaaacaaacttacattgagaggtcatccttccattgtgcctggtacttgcgggtgaattgaccctgctgtgaaggcacaccgcttctgcgctgtgaaaccgcgctagaagaggcagcatcacaagttggcgtagattcctcgccgtgatcagcacctaaggatacgtcctcctcgctgctagaagaactagctgcaaccgtcttctgacgatgtgctgtagatttcattctacgcatctacacaaatttatacgaataattacataattaacttcgattattttaaaaaaaaatcgacagagtctcccctatactggggggtcccaagttatcgacaaaatca encodes:
- the LOC127905494 gene encoding uncharacterized protein LOC127905494; amino-acid sequence: MELFVETHVRSQDRQKGVQQFVDNRAQHFVETYNSRLRERYGDNPSTHPDFDPDLWMEAGSSGGPDKNRVYRLSNTTAENLCSARSVSTVGSSPSVSNTQSEEFIALKQQYQQLSTNYDELRQIVMEM